The Pseudomonas sp. IAC-BECa141 genome contains the following window.
CGTCCCGGATCCGCACATTTTCGGCAGCGTCGGCCGGCAACTCGCCACCCTCAGCCGCTACCGCATCGAACACGCCGAACGCCTGCAATTGCCGGTGCAGCCGGCGAACATCATCAGCCGTCAGTTCCAGCCGAAAGACGCCTTGCTCGCCACCACTCTGCCGCTCAGCGATGGCGGGCAACTGGTGGTGTTCAACACCCATCTGGATCGCGCCACGCAGCCGGACGACACCTTGCAGGCACAGGTGACAGCGGTGGCCAAGGTCCTCGACAAACACGAAAGCCAAGGCACGCCGTGGCTGATCGGTGGCGACTTCAACCTGTTGCCGCTCGGCCAGTACCGGCGTCTGCCGGTCGAACAGCGCACGCCCTACTCCGTGGACAGTGCGCTGCACCTGTTGTGGGACAGATACCCGATGATCCCGACCAACAATGAAGCCGGCGGCATCGACCGCGCCAAATGGTTGACCCACTACCCCAACGATCCCGGCTTGAATGGTCCGGATCGCACGGTCGATTACCTGTTCTACAGCCCGAAGATCAAACGGGTCGAAGCCACGGTGCGGCAAGACGATACCTTGCGCATTTCCGATCATTTGCCGGTGATTGCGAAGTTCCTCCTGCCACCCAACTGACCTCAATGAGCCTCTTCGAGATCGTCGTGCAACAACCCGAAGATCTGCCGTTTCATGTCGATGAACGAGCGCTCCATCACCATGTCCAGCGTGCGCGGACGTTCGATCGGCACATCGAGAATCTGCTTGATCCGCCCAGGCCTGGCGCCCATCACATACACCCGGTCGCCCAGCAGGATCGCTTCGTCGATGTCGTGGGTGACGAACAGCACGGTCTTCTTGCTGTTGCCCCACACCCGCAATAACAGTTGCTGCATTTGCAGACGGGTCTGGCTGTCGAGGGCACCGAAGGGTTCGTCCATCAGCAGGATCTGCGGGTCGTTGGCCAGGGCCCGGGCAATCGCCACCCGCTGCATCATGCCGCCGGACAACTGCTTGGCGTAGTTGTCGGCAAATCCCGACAGGCCGACTTCGTGCACATAGTGATCGACGATCTCCTTGCGTTTCGCTGCCGGCATGCCCCGGCGCTTGAGGCCGAACTCGACGTTCTGCCGCACGGTCAGCCACGGGAACAGCGTGTAGCTCTGGAACACCATCCCGCGATCCGCGCCGGGGCCCTGCACTTGCTGGCCGCCGACATAAATCTCGCCAGAGGTTGGCTCGGCCAGGCCGGCGGTGAGGTACAGCAGGCTCGACTTGCCGCAGCCCGATGGCCCGACCAGCACCGCGAACTGCTGATCCGGCACTTCGAACGACACTTCTTCAAGCGCGGTGAAGGTTCCGCCGCCGGGCTTGGTGTAGCGCAGGCTGACCTTGTCCACCTGCAACCTTGGCGCAGCGTGTGCCGGTACAGCGACCGGCTCGATGAAACGACGGTTGGCAGCGGTTACTGAGCCCATGCGGCAATCCTCAAACGCAAGAAGCGAAACAGTTGATCGGTGACCAGGCCGAGCAGGCCGATGATCGCGATGGCGAGAAAAATCACATCCACCTGAAAGCCGCGCATGGCCTTGAGACTCAAGTAGCCGAGGCCGCTGGACGCGGCGACCAGTTCGGCGACCACCAGATAGGTCCAGGCCCAGCCCATGGTCACCCGCAAGGTGTCGAGCACGCCGGGTAACGACGCCGGGGCGATCACATGCAGCACCGCGTCACGCCGGTTGGAGCCGAGGGTGTAGGAGGCGTTGATCAAGTCCTTGGAGATGCCTTTGGACACGTCGGCGATCATCACCAGTTGCTGGAAGAACACGCCGAAGATGATCACCGACACCCGTTGCTCCAGACCGATGCCGATCCACAGGATGAACAGCGGCACGAACGAGGTCACCGGCAGGTAGCGGATGAAGTTGACCAGCGGTTCGAGGAACGCCTGGACGATGCGGAAGCTGCCCATCAGCAAGCCCAGCGGCACAGCCACCAGCGACGACACGATGAAACCGACCATCACCACTTCGACACTGGCCCAGACATGCTGGCCAAGAGTGCCGTCGCGGCTGAGGCGCACGGCGGCCTCAACCACCCCGCCGGGCGTGGGCAGGAACATCCCCGGCACGATGCCGCCGTAGGACAACCCGGCCCACAGGCCGACCAGCAACACCCAGGCCAGACCGCTGGCGCTCCACACCACCGGCACCGGCAATCCGGTCTTCGGCGTGATGCAGCGGCTCAGCCATGAATTGCGCTTGAACATGACCAGTCTCCTAGAGCGGGCTGACGAAACGGTTATCCACCAGATCGTCGTTGCTGACGTTGTAGGGCTTGCCCTGCAATTCGCTGGCGGTTTCGTTGGCCAGTTTGATCAGCGGTGCGCTGTCACCCGGCGCGCCCGGTTTGCCCAGCAACTTCTCGCTCATGGCCTGATCGTAGAAGCGCACGCCTTGCGCGGCGGCGGCCAGTTCCTTCGGATCGGACAGGTAACCACCGACGCCCTTGGCCATGATTTCGTAGGCTTTCTGTGGATGATCCTTGGTGTACTGCACGGCTTTGTAGAGACCGGCGACCAGCGCCTTGACGTCCTCCGGCTGCTTCTCGATCACCGTGCAGTTGAGCGCCACCACATCGACGATCACGCCCGGCGTACTGCTGCTGTCGATCAGCACCTTGCCCTGCTGCTTGTCGCGCACCATCGACAGATGCGGCTCCCAGGTCACGGCGGCCGGCACGCGACCGGCGATGAACGCGGTGGCGGCATCGTCGGCGGTCATGTTCTGTACGGTGATGTCGCTCATGCTCATGCCGTTCTTTTTCAGCAGGTACGAGAGCCAGAACTGCGAGGTCGACCCTTCGTTGACGGCCACGGCCTGGCCCTTGAGCTCTTGCAGGCTCTTCACGTTTTTACCCACCAGCACGCCATCGCCGCCATGACTGTCATCCAGCGCCGCCACGGCCTTGAAGCAGAACTGCGGACGGTACTTGAGCACTTCATCAATGGTCGAAGCCGAGCCGGACAATTGCCCGGACGCCTGGGCGGCCATGTACATCGACGCCTCTTCGACCACCGGCAATTCGACGGTCAGGCCGTTTTCCTTGAAGTAGCCCAGATCCTGAGCCAGGTACAGAGTGCCGTAACCGACCCACGTGGTATGGCCGATCGACAAGGTGCCGGCCTGAGCGGCGGTGACACAGAGGGCGGAAATCGCCAGAGGACATGCAAGACGGGTAAACAAGGACTTGTTCATGGAGCACTCCCAACGCTGTTGATTTAGTTGTCATGGGCAGTACGGCCAGCCGGGGTGTCGCGATTGCACGCTGCGGTCTCTGTCGGACTCTGGCGGGCAATGCCCTGGCTGGCGAAATCGATGTTGACCCAGGCTTGGCGTCAGGAAAACGAGGAAATAGTTAGACGCGAACGATGAAAAAACTGGGTAGTGCGCACCGCGAAAGGGCGCGGCAGGCGGGGGTGCCCGAGGTGGGTGCAGATTGGGAAAAAGTCTGGCGGAGATCGTTCCCACGCTCTGCGTGGGAATGCAGCCCAGGACGCTCTGCGTCCCATTCGAGAGCTGGAACGCGGAGCGTCCCTTGAGGCATTCCCACGCAGAGCGTGGGAACGATCAGGACACGGAACGAGCGATCCGGGGGGTTAGAGGCGACCGTATTCCTGCGCCGTACGATCCAGCGCTTTCAAGGTCTTGCCCACCAGCTCGTCAATCTCTTCACGGCTGGCAATCAACGCCGGCGCCATGATCATCCGCCCCAGGGTCGAGCGAATGATCACTCCTTCTTCAAACCCGATCGTGCGGCAGCGCCAGGCGATGTCGTTTTCATTGGCAAAGCGTTTGCGCGTGGCCTTGTCTTCCGCCAGTTGCAGCGCCGCGACCATGCCCGTGCCCTGAATGTCACCTACCAGCGGATGATTGCCGAACACCTCGCGCAGGCACTGTTGCAGGTACGGGCCGATGTCATCCTTGACCCGCGTCACCACGCCTTCATCGCGCAAGGCCTTGAGGTTGGCAATCGCCACCGCTGCCGCCACCGGGTGCCCGGAATAGGTCAGGCCGTGGGCGAACACGCCGCCCTGCTCCACCAGCACGTCGGCCATTTTCTTCGACAGGATCAGGCCACCCATCGGGATGTAACCGGAGGTCAAACCCTTGGCGATGGACAGGGTGTCCGGCTCGAAACCGAAGTATTCGTGAGCGAACCATTCGCCGGTACGACCGAAGCCGCCGATCACTTCATCGGCGCACAACAGCACGTCGTACTTGCGGCAGATGCGCTGGATTTCCGGCCAGTAGCTTTCCGGCGGGAAGATCATCCCGCCCGCGCCCTGGAACGGTTCGGCGATGAAGCCGGCGACCTTGTCGGCGCCCAGTTCGAGGATCTTCGCTTCCAGCTGCTGCGCCGCCCGCAGGCCGAATTCCGCCGGGGTCAGGTTGCCTTCGTGGGCGAAGAAGTACGGCTCGTCGATGTGCGCGATGTCGGGAATCATCCCGCCCATTTCGTGCATGAACTTCATGCCGCCGAGGGCCGTCGCCGCGAGGGTCGAACCGTGGTAGCCGTTCCAGCGGCCGATCATGATTTTCTTCTCGGGCTTGCCCAGCACCTGCCAGTAACGGCGCACGGTACGGATCAGCACCTCGTTGGCCTCGGAGCCGGAGTTGGTGTAGATCGCGTGGCTGTAGTGCCCCGGCAGCAGGCTGAACAACAGCTCGGAGAGCTCGATCACCTGCGGGTGGGTGGTGTGGAAAAACATGTTGTAGTACGGCAACTGCTCCAGCTGCCGGCTCGCCGCCGCGTTCAGGTCTTTTCGCCCGTAACCGAGGTTGGTGCACCACAGC
Protein-coding sequences here:
- a CDS encoding endonuclease/exonuclease/phosphatase family protein, which translates into the protein MTRLLRYILLPLLLASALIGTLIYSLTWRPDARETLPVSCTGQPPTLVPGQALKVMTWNVQYLAGKRYVFWNDLAQGDDEAPTPEDMAFSLDEVARVIRDEQPDVVLLQELDDGAKASDYQNQLKLLQERLTDLYPCSAHAFDWKADFVPDPHIFGSVGRQLATLSRYRIEHAERLQLPVQPANIISRQFQPKDALLATTLPLSDGGQLVVFNTHLDRATQPDDTLQAQVTAVAKVLDKHESQGTPWLIGGDFNLLPLGQYRRLPVEQRTPYSVDSALHLLWDRYPMIPTNNEAGGIDRAKWLTHYPNDPGLNGPDRTVDYLFYSPKIKRVEATVRQDDTLRISDHLPVIAKFLLPPN
- a CDS encoding ABC transporter permease; the protein is MFKRNSWLSRCITPKTGLPVPVVWSASGLAWVLLVGLWAGLSYGGIVPGMFLPTPGGVVEAAVRLSRDGTLGQHVWASVEVVMVGFIVSSLVAVPLGLLMGSFRIVQAFLEPLVNFIRYLPVTSFVPLFILWIGIGLEQRVSVIIFGVFFQQLVMIADVSKGISKDLINASYTLGSNRRDAVLHVIAPASLPGVLDTLRVTMGWAWTYLVVAELVAASSGLGYLSLKAMRGFQVDVIFLAIAIIGLLGLVTDQLFRFLRLRIAAWAQ
- a CDS encoding ABC transporter substrate-binding protein, producing the protein MNKSLFTRLACPLAISALCVTAAQAGTLSIGHTTWVGYGTLYLAQDLGYFKENGLTVELPVVEEASMYMAAQASGQLSGSASTIDEVLKYRPQFCFKAVAALDDSHGGDGVLVGKNVKSLQELKGQAVAVNEGSTSQFWLSYLLKKNGMSMSDITVQNMTADDAATAFIAGRVPAAVTWEPHLSMVRDKQQGKVLIDSSSTPGVIVDVVALNCTVIEKQPEDVKALVAGLYKAVQYTKDHPQKAYEIMAKGVGGYLSDPKELAAAAQGVRFYDQAMSEKLLGKPGAPGDSAPLIKLANETASELQGKPYNVSNDDLVDNRFVSPL
- a CDS encoding ABC transporter ATP-binding protein, whose product is MGSVTAANRRFIEPVAVPAHAAPRLQVDKVSLRYTKPGGGTFTALEEVSFEVPDQQFAVLVGPSGCGKSSLLYLTAGLAEPTSGEIYVGGQQVQGPGADRGMVFQSYTLFPWLTVRQNVEFGLKRRGMPAAKRKEIVDHYVHEVGLSGFADNYAKQLSGGMMQRVAIARALANDPQILLMDEPFGALDSQTRLQMQQLLLRVWGNSKKTVLFVTHDIDEAILLGDRVYVMGARPGRIKQILDVPIERPRTLDMVMERSFIDMKRQIFGLLHDDLEEAH
- a CDS encoding aspartate aminotransferase family protein, translated to MTTSRETRDYQAADAAHHIHAFVDQKALNDEGPRVMVRGDRLHLWDNDGRRYLDGMSGLWCTNLGYGRKDLNAAASRQLEQLPYYNMFFHTTHPQVIELSELLFSLLPGHYSHAIYTNSGSEANEVLIRTVRRYWQVLGKPEKKIMIGRWNGYHGSTLAATALGGMKFMHEMGGMIPDIAHIDEPYFFAHEGNLTPAEFGLRAAQQLEAKILELGADKVAGFIAEPFQGAGGMIFPPESYWPEIQRICRKYDVLLCADEVIGGFGRTGEWFAHEYFGFEPDTLSIAKGLTSGYIPMGGLILSKKMADVLVEQGGVFAHGLTYSGHPVAAAVAIANLKALRDEGVVTRVKDDIGPYLQQCLREVFGNHPLVGDIQGTGMVAALQLAEDKATRKRFANENDIAWRCRTIGFEEGVIIRSTLGRMIMAPALIASREEIDELVGKTLKALDRTAQEYGRL